Proteins from a genomic interval of Stenotrophomonas maltophilia:
- a CDS encoding DMT family transporter, producing MRRLYVIGFPLLMAFDTLAQLCFKYAGDAALPVEANTAWLLRVLSQPWVYGAILGYVGAFFTWMSLLRHAPIGPAFAASHLEVISVLLLSAWLLNEPLTLHHLVGAVLIVAGIVCLGRAEADDPHSPAESTA from the coding sequence ATGAGGCGTCTGTATGTGATCGGCTTCCCGCTGCTGATGGCCTTCGACACGCTGGCCCAGCTGTGCTTCAAGTATGCCGGTGATGCCGCGCTGCCGGTCGAGGCCAACACCGCCTGGCTGCTGCGCGTGCTGTCGCAGCCGTGGGTGTACGGCGCCATCCTCGGCTACGTGGGTGCGTTCTTCACCTGGATGAGCCTGCTGCGCCATGCGCCGATCGGCCCTGCATTTGCCGCATCGCACCTGGAAGTGATCAGCGTTCTGCTGCTGTCGGCGTGGCTGTTGAACGAACCGCTGACCCTGCATCACCTGGTCGGCGCGGTACTGATCGTGGCCGGCATCGTCTGCCTGGGCCGTGCCGAAGCGGACGATCCGCACAGCCCTGCCGAAAGCACCGCATGA